The following proteins come from a genomic window of Flavobacteriales bacterium:
- a CDS encoding PKD domain-containing protein: MVKKCVLFLLVVLVQYAYTQSEGNNWYFGSYAGLSFSTTPPTVLNNGRLTTSEGSAAVSGKDGRLVFYTDGRNVWDENHNLMPNGTGLFGNPSSTQSAVICPKPATYNYTTKRYDGYYIVTIEVSNGTSAGGVNAGVRYTEVDMTLNGGMGDVVAANKNIHLFGTTTIEGANVAKHANGCDYWIIGKEVGNTNMRAYHVKPTGVDLTPVISASVSTGVNATGSIKVSPNSKLVSVANGSAPNLEVFDFNNATGVLTTKFTQTLGGNSYSSEFSPNNNVVYFTGLNNPNIYQYDLLAPNQAAFVASQTIVGTTANTVGYRMCGLQLAPNGKIYAALQSQTRLGVINNPNILGVGANYDDNGISIAGVNTFSGTNMYSILGLPAFPAFFVAEPVRIKSSYLCYNETTNFKLSDTTGMLNVDWFWEQTGTPLPSTPNSTAWEPTIQYAVPGDYTVLSVAHYPCFIDSIYDTITITAVNEVNLGNDTTLCDGATLTLDAGAGYDYYEWHNGDAGQTFLADTTGVYVVKVSNVGENLVENGDFEAGNVGFTSQYNYFPTGMQQGGYSFVTTATLWGANCNDHTTGTGNLMLVDAACGTNGVAGGSDLWCQTIDVSPNTDYIFSAWATNANATPSTANIGFFVNGTQIGGTIQTSTTPCDWQELNQIWNSGTNTSVDICVRELTMICSGADFAIDDIFFAPLCSTEDTINVVVGEIPVANFSLVDSCEYLEVNYNDLSTISAPEIINAWSWDIEDDGVVDYTTQHPNHTFTAGSYTTRLTITSALGCTKDTTMPVQIFPKPTANFTYTSECWYDSLSFVDASNVVGDAIVSYGWNFGETTTPPIQSTIANPYHTYTMAGSYTVSEIVATANGCLDTVSRIVEAFEAPIANFSTANVCQDVAAEFTDQSTINSGTIIGWEWDFGDLNYGTNQNETHGYFSEGTYPIELIVTTNENCKDTAVGSVTIYPMPQVAFSMQDECLEDAVTFTDNSIINLPGAITNYVWDFGDLSNPSNSQNPTYTYQAPGTYDVTLTAISNENCSSNLQQSVTIHPLPQVSFVASEVCVNEPPTVFTNTSVISSGSNITYQWNFGDVGGTTSTQESPVFNYGLHGDYVVTLEVVSDMGCVNLNTDTIKVKHQPIAIFTQDTTGGCAPICVNFASQSEDSTGISSWNWSFENGYGEGSNKYEGYCYENAGTYDVNLIVTNTVGCKDTVESPGLITTFDYPIADFSLTPDNTPVTASEITFVNTSTDAVIWMWNFDDGALDSVNFDPLHTYADTGSYLVELTVYNANGCSSTAYRQVIIVPIENVFVPTAFSPNGDGENDVLYVRGYLNGIYFSVYDRWGKKVFESNDESIGWDGTINGKPANEGVYMWYLQTAINGEGKKFKGDVSLMR; the protein is encoded by the coding sequence ATGGTGAAAAAGTGTGTGTTATTCTTATTGGTCGTGCTGGTTCAGTATGCGTATACTCAAAGTGAGGGGAATAATTGGTATTTTGGTAGTTATGCGGGGTTAAGTTTTTCTACTACACCTCCAACAGTATTAAATAATGGGAGGTTAACTACATCAGAGGGGAGTGCTGCTGTTAGTGGAAAAGATGGCCGTTTAGTATTTTATACCGATGGAAGAAATGTATGGGATGAGAATCATAATTTGATGCCAAATGGAACAGGTCTTTTTGGTAATCCAAGTTCAACACAGTCAGCAGTTATTTGCCCTAAACCTGCAACATATAATTATACGACTAAACGATATGATGGGTATTATATTGTTACCATAGAAGTAAGTAATGGAACCTCAGCTGGTGGGGTTAATGCTGGAGTTCGATATACAGAAGTAGATATGACCCTAAATGGAGGTATGGGAGATGTTGTGGCGGCCAATAAAAATATTCATTTGTTTGGAACTACAACTATAGAGGGGGCAAATGTAGCTAAACATGCTAACGGTTGCGATTATTGGATAATTGGGAAAGAGGTAGGAAATACGAATATGAGAGCATATCATGTTAAACCTACTGGAGTTGATTTAACACCGGTGATTAGTGCTTCAGTATCTACTGGGGTAAATGCAACGGGTTCTATTAAAGTCTCACCCAATAGTAAATTGGTAAGTGTGGCCAATGGATCAGCTCCTAATTTGGAGGTCTTTGATTTTAATAATGCTACTGGAGTTTTAACCACTAAGTTTACACAAACCTTAGGGGGGAATTCTTACAGCTCTGAATTTTCACCTAATAACAATGTTGTTTATTTTACGGGATTAAATAATCCTAATATTTATCAGTATGATTTATTAGCTCCTAATCAAGCTGCATTTGTTGCTTCACAAACAATTGTAGGAACCACAGCAAATACAGTAGGTTATCGAATGTGTGGGTTGCAATTAGCTCCAAATGGGAAAATATATGCTGCGCTACAGAGTCAAACCAGGTTGGGAGTAATTAATAATCCTAATATCTTAGGAGTTGGAGCAAACTATGATGATAATGGAATTTCTATTGCTGGAGTAAATACTTTTAGTGGTACAAATATGTATTCTATATTGGGGCTACCAGCTTTTCCAGCATTTTTTGTCGCTGAACCAGTAAGGATAAAATCCTCTTATTTGTGTTATAATGAAACAACAAACTTTAAGTTATCCGATACTACAGGTATGTTGAATGTTGATTGGTTTTGGGAGCAAACAGGAACTCCTTTACCATCAACTCCAAATTCAACAGCATGGGAGCCTACGATACAGTATGCAGTACCAGGTGATTATACCGTGTTATCTGTGGCTCATTATCCGTGTTTTATTGATAGTATTTATGATACAATAACGATAACAGCTGTTAATGAAGTTAATTTAGGGAATGATACAACGCTCTGTGATGGAGCTACACTGACACTTGATGCAGGTGCAGGATATGATTACTATGAATGGCATAATGGAGATGCTGGTCAAACTTTTTTGGCTGATACTACAGGTGTATATGTTGTAAAAGTTTCTAATGTAGGAGAAAATCTTGTGGAGAATGGAGACTTTGAAGCTGGAAATGTTGGCTTTACAAGTCAGTATAATTATTTTCCTACAGGAATGCAGCAAGGTGGATATTCCTTTGTTACAACAGCTACACTTTGGGGGGCTAATTGTAATGATCATACAACAGGAACTGGTAATTTAATGTTGGTTGATGCAGCATGTGGAACAAATGGAGTTGCAGGAGGATCTGATTTATGGTGCCAAACGATAGATGTTTCTCCCAATACCGATTATATATTTTCTGCTTGGGCTACGAATGCTAATGCAACGCCATCAACAGCAAATATTGGCTTTTTTGTTAATGGAACTCAAATAGGAGGGACAATACAAACATCAACAACACCTTGTGATTGGCAGGAACTCAATCAAATTTGGAATTCAGGAACTAATACCTCAGTTGATATTTGTGTTAGAGAGTTAACGATGATTTGCTCAGGGGCTGATTTTGCTATAGATGATATCTTTTTTGCTCCTTTATGTAGTACTGAGGATACCATTAATGTTGTAGTGGGAGAGATTCCTGTGGCTAATTTTAGTTTGGTAGATAGTTGTGAATATTTAGAGGTGAATTATAATGATCTTAGTACAATATCAGCTCCTGAAATTATAAATGCTTGGAGTTGGGATATAGAAGATGATGGTGTTGTTGATTACACAACTCAACACCCAAATCATACCTTTACAGCTGGCTCTTATACTACAAGATTAACCATTACAAGTGCTTTAGGTTGTACTAAAGATACAACAATGCCTGTTCAAATTTTTCCAAAACCAACTGCTAATTTTACCTATACTTCTGAGTGCTGGTATGATTCTTTATCATTTGTTGATGCATCGAATGTTGTTGGAGATGCTATTGTTTCATACGGATGGAATTTTGGTGAGACCACAACACCTCCAATTCAGTCTACAATTGCAAATCCCTATCATACTTATACAATGGCAGGAAGTTATACCGTCTCTGAAATCGTAGCGACAGCCAATGGGTGTTTAGATACAGTGTCTAGAATAGTTGAAGCTTTTGAAGCTCCTATCGCTAATTTTTCTACAGCTAATGTGTGTCAAGATGTAGCTGCTGAATTTACAGATCAGTCGACAATCAATTCAGGGACGATTATAGGATGGGAATGGGATTTTGGTGATTTAAATTATGGGACAAACCAGAACGAAACGCATGGATATTTTTCAGAAGGAACTTACCCTATAGAATTAATTGTAACAACTAATGAAAACTGTAAAGACACAGCAGTAGGAAGTGTAACTATTTATCCTATGCCACAAGTAGCTTTCTCAATGCAGGATGAATGTTTAGAAGATGCAGTGACTTTTACAGATAATAGCATTATCAACCTTCCTGGGGCAATTACTAATTATGTCTGGGACTTTGGGGATCTATCTAATCCGTCTAATAGTCAAAATCCTACTTATACTTACCAAGCTCCGGGGACTTATGATGTCACTTTGACAGCAATCTCAAATGAGAATTGTTCAAGTAATCTGCAACAGAGTGTAACGATTCATCCTTTACCCCAAGTAAGTTTTGTAGCATCAGAAGTATGTGTGAATGAGCCACCAACGGTATTTACGAATACATCTGTTATTTCAAGTGGATCAAATATTACGTACCAATGGAATTTTGGAGATGTAGGTGGAACAACTTCAACTCAAGAGAGTCCTGTTTTCAATTATGGTTTGCATGGAGATTATGTAGTAACACTTGAAGTGGTTTCAGATATGGGGTGTGTCAATTTAAACACAGATACTATAAAAGTAAAACATCAGCCCATTGCTATTTTTACACAAGACACTACGGGTGGGTGTGCTCCTATATGCGTTAATTTTGCTAGCCAGTCGGAAGATAGTACTGGAATTTCTAGTTGGAATTGGAGTTTTGAAAATGGTTATGGAGAGGGAAGTAATAAGTATGAAGGCTATTGTTATGAAAATGCCGGGACTTATGATGTGAATTTAATTGTAACGAATACTGTAGGATGTAAAGATACCGTTGAGTCGCCAGGATTAATTACCACTTTCGATTATCCAATTGCTGATTTTAGTCTAACACCAGATAATACTCCTGTAACAGCTTCAGAAATAACTTTCGTTAACACAAGTACTGATGCTGTAATCTGGATGTGGAATTTTGATGATGGCGCTTTGGATAGTGTTAATTTTGATCCATTGCATACCTATGCCGATACAGGGAGTTATTTAGTGGAATTAACAGTGT
- a CDS encoding M23 family metallopeptidase — translation MHKLLIIIFNLFILGLAFGQVPYDSTNFRAPLNIPLVLAGNFAELRSNHFHTGLDIKTNHKEGYRIYAIDSGYISRINISHWGYGKAIYVTHPNGYTSVYAHLRNFPKKVEKFLRKKQFEQETETLDIQLTPNDLPVKKGEVIAYSGNTGSSSAPHLHFEIRETASEFPVNPLLFNFDIQDNVKPDIFNIKIYPINGSINNRFSEKVYSTTGSNGKYTLKENPTITLNGAIGFGVHTIDRLNAARNKCGIYTIELELDGQKVYQQTMEKLDFSTNRYINAHKDYYEYHKRRRSFHKSFKTANNDLEIYSNLNNNGILRFTKDTTHQLKYIIKDTYGNTSTLEFKVKSTSQSIPRPTTKENATATQAFSMEKDGFIAKLEDKTLYENTQISYSTDKTLYSSAPLHKFGNSEIPLQKYFVMKIKTQGISKDKEEKAVVVKISDDKRKAFAKGGTFKDGWVETKVRDFGNYTVKVDSTAPVVTPVNISKNKVITTQNNIQFKISDNLSGIKSYKIYIDKNFKLANYIPKRGTLTLHFNEYNKLSKGAHNLRIIVVDERGNKTVKDYPFKKQ, via the coding sequence ATGCACAAATTACTCATCATAATTTTTAACCTATTTATACTGGGCTTAGCTTTTGGGCAAGTCCCTTATGACTCGACCAATTTTAGAGCACCTTTAAACATTCCTTTAGTTCTTGCAGGGAATTTTGCTGAATTGCGTTCTAACCATTTTCATACTGGTCTAGACATTAAGACCAACCATAAAGAGGGGTATCGAATTTATGCCATTGACTCTGGCTATATCTCTAGAATAAATATTTCACACTGGGGGTACGGAAAAGCTATTTATGTTACCCATCCAAATGGCTATACTTCTGTTTACGCGCACTTAAGAAATTTCCCCAAAAAAGTAGAGAAATTTCTACGTAAAAAACAATTTGAGCAAGAAACAGAGACGCTAGACATACAATTAACTCCAAACGATCTTCCAGTAAAAAAAGGAGAAGTCATTGCCTATTCTGGAAACACAGGAAGTTCTTCAGCACCCCATTTACATTTTGAAATTAGAGAAACCGCATCTGAGTTTCCTGTCAACCCGTTATTATTCAACTTTGATATTCAAGACAATGTTAAGCCCGATATTTTTAACATTAAAATCTATCCAATAAATGGCTCTATTAACAATCGGTTTTCCGAAAAAGTATATTCAACTACAGGCAGCAACGGCAAATACACTCTTAAAGAAAATCCTACAATCACCTTAAATGGTGCTATTGGTTTTGGTGTTCATACTATTGATAGACTAAATGCAGCACGTAACAAATGTGGAATTTACACTATAGAATTAGAATTAGATGGTCAAAAAGTATATCAGCAAACAATGGAAAAATTAGATTTCTCCACCAACAGATATATCAATGCCCATAAAGACTATTATGAGTATCACAAAAGAAGAAGAAGTTTTCATAAATCTTTTAAAACAGCAAACAATGACTTAGAAATTTATTCTAATTTAAATAACAATGGAATTCTCCGTTTTACTAAAGACACTACTCATCAATTAAAATATATCATCAAAGACACATACGGCAACACATCAACTTTGGAATTTAAAGTAAAATCAACCAGTCAATCAATCCCACGACCAACCACTAAAGAAAATGCCACTGCAACCCAAGCTTTTTCTATGGAAAAAGATGGTTTTATTGCTAAACTAGAAGATAAAACACTTTATGAAAACACTCAAATCAGCTACAGCACTGATAAAACCTTATATTCTTCTGCTCCTCTACACAAATTTGGAAATAGTGAAATTCCTCTCCAAAAATATTTTGTCATGAAAATTAAAACGCAAGGAATTTCTAAAGACAAAGAAGAGAAAGCTGTTGTTGTAAAAATTAGCGACGACAAAAGAAAAGCTTTTGCTAAGGGAGGAACATTCAAAGATGGATGGGTTGAAACGAAAGTAAGAGACTTTGGGAATTACACTGTAAAAGTTGATAGCACAGCTCCAGTTGTAACACCTGTAAACATTAGTAAAAACAAAGTTATCACCACACAAAATAACATTCAATTTAAAATCAGCGATAACTTAAGTGGTATCAAATCCTACAAAATATACATTGACAAGAATTTTAAGCTGGCTAATTATATTCCTAAACGAGGGACACTTACACTTCACTTTAATGAATACAATAAATTATCAAAAGGAGCTCATAACCTCAGAATCATTGTGGTAGACGAAAGAGGCAATAAAACGGTAAAAGATTATCCTTTTAAAAAGCAATAA
- a CDS encoding tail fiber protein — protein sequence MNRFILSLLCLIAIKLSAQNVGINQPSPTHSLHISPINNGDDPIRIDGLQSYSIGDTSLLIINNSTGVVKYITSSDFVNLISNNSGLGTDDQQLDSLILNNYILTAYLEDGGNASVDLTAIRDSAINYLINNSDTLFSTSFTDSIISTLYNNADTLLYNSNFINNLRDSIDTDVDSIRLNGTILHVYENGNDLTADLSSLSDNDNDPTNEHNTNASLSGNILSITDAGGSITVDLTPLINTAVANAIPAGSVTAFAGSSAPSGYLVCDGSAVNRSTYPDLFSAIGTMYGAGDGSTTFNLPNYSGQFLRGVDNGAGIDPDAATRTDRGDGTTGDAVGTKQGNELLAHNHTVNPPSTNTSTDGAHTHTVDPPVTNTSTDGAHFHTVNPPATNTNSTGAHTHSIDPPATTTSTNGNHSHSTVTQLGNNTNGGPDNWGVQHSDPGGGNWGTYTGSTSAAGNHAHTVNIPVFNSAASGNHSHSVDISQFNSGNSGNHSHTVNIAQFNSGNNGNHTHSVDIAQFNSGNVGGAETRPTNVSVLWCIKF from the coding sequence ATGAATAGATTTATACTTTCTTTGCTGTGTTTGATTGCCATCAAACTTTCGGCTCAAAACGTGGGAATTAACCAACCCTCACCAACACATTCTTTACATATTTCTCCAATCAATAATGGAGACGATCCAATCCGAATAGATGGCTTACAATCTTATAGTATTGGCGACACTTCACTTTTAATCATTAATAACTCAACTGGAGTTGTAAAGTATATTACTTCAAGTGATTTTGTTAACTTAATTAGTAATAATTCTGGTCTCGGGACAGATGATCAACAATTGGATAGTTTAATTTTAAACAACTACATTCTTACAGCTTACCTTGAAGATGGGGGAAATGCTTCTGTTGATTTAACTGCTATACGTGATAGTGCGATAAACTACTTAATTAATAACTCTGACACCTTATTCTCTACATCTTTTACTGACAGTATCATTAGCACTTTATACAATAACGCTGATACTTTGCTTTATAACAGTAATTTCATTAACAACCTGAGAGATTCTATTGATACCGATGTGGATAGTATAAGACTGAATGGCACAATACTTCATGTTTATGAAAATGGAAATGACCTCACAGCTGATTTAAGCTCCTTATCTGACAATGATAATGATCCAACTAATGAACACAATACCAATGCATCTTTAAGTGGAAATATTTTGAGCATTACCGACGCAGGCGGAAGTATTACTGTTGATTTAACACCGCTTATCAATACAGCTGTGGCTAATGCTATTCCCGCTGGTTCAGTAACTGCTTTTGCAGGCTCATCTGCTCCAAGTGGATACTTAGTTTGTGATGGAAGTGCTGTAAATAGAAGTACCTATCCTGATCTCTTCTCTGCCATTGGGACAATGTATGGAGCAGGCGATGGTTCTACGACATTTAATTTACCCAACTATAGTGGTCAGTTTTTAAGAGGAGTCGATAATGGAGCCGGAATTGACCCAGATGCTGCCACAAGAACAGACAGAGGTGATGGGACAACAGGAGATGCTGTAGGGACTAAACAAGGGAATGAACTACTTGCTCATAACCACACTGTAAACCCTCCATCTACTAATACCAGTACTGATGGAGCACACACTCATACTGTTGACCCACCTGTTACCAACACCAGTACTGATGGAGCTCACTTTCATACTGTAAATCCCCCAGCAACGAACACTAATTCAACTGGAGCACACACCCACTCTATTGATCCTCCAGCAACAACTACTAGCACTAATGGGAATCATTCTCATTCAACTGTTACTCAACTCGGGAACAACACTAATGGAGGACCTGACAACTGGGGAGTGCAACATTCCGATCCTGGAGGAGGAAACTGGGGAACCTATACTGGCTCAACATCTGCAGCTGGTAATCATGCTCATACGGTTAACATACCTGTCTTTAATTCAGCGGCCTCTGGAAACCATTCTCATTCAGTTGATATCTCTCAATTTAACTCTGGAAATAGTGGCAATCACTCACACACAGTAAATATTGCTCAATTCAACTCAGGAAATAATGGAAACCACACCCACAGCGTAGATATTGCTCAATTTAATTCTGGAAATGTCGGAGGAGCAGAAACGAGACCTACAAATGTTTCTGTTCTGTGGTGTATTAAATTTTAA
- the kynU gene encoding kynureninase: protein MKYTNSLAFAKELDAKDPLKDYRKAFIFPSFTDKPVVYFTGNSLGLQPKSVKAAINTELDDWGKWGVEGHFEAQNPWVSYHELLTEKTARLVGALPKEVVVTHSLTTNLHLLMISFYQPQGKRNKIICEKKAFPSDQYAIQSQAKLHGFQPEEVIIEVGPRAGEHLIREEDILAKIKETGDELAMIMIGGVNYYSGQVFDMKAITEAGHKVGAKVGFDLAHAAGNIKLELNNWGVDFATWCSYKYLNSSPGGVSGLYINEKHVDDENLLRLAGWWGHNKEQRFLMADEFQPIPTAESWQLSNAPVIAMAIHNASLSIFDEVGMDALIEKRDQLTGYLEFIINDISSRYENVNFEIITPRAPLKRGAQLSILAHGKGKELFNFIAKEGVVADWREPNVIRIAPAPLYNNYEDVYRFGKILEEALR, encoded by the coding sequence ATGAAATATACTAATTCGTTAGCTTTTGCCAAAGAACTTGACGCAAAAGACCCTCTAAAAGACTATAGAAAGGCATTTATTTTTCCCTCTTTCACCGATAAACCAGTTGTTTACTTCACTGGAAACTCTCTTGGTTTACAGCCTAAATCTGTTAAAGCCGCTATTAATACCGAATTAGATGATTGGGGAAAATGGGGAGTAGAAGGGCATTTTGAAGCACAAAACCCTTGGGTATCCTATCATGAACTCTTGACAGAAAAAACAGCTCGTTTAGTTGGAGCTCTACCAAAGGAAGTTGTTGTTACTCATAGTTTAACAACTAACTTACATTTACTCATGATTTCTTTTTATCAACCCCAAGGGAAAAGGAATAAAATAATTTGTGAGAAAAAAGCTTTTCCTAGTGATCAATATGCTATACAATCTCAAGCAAAGTTACATGGTTTTCAACCAGAAGAGGTCATTATTGAGGTAGGGCCAAGAGCTGGTGAACATCTCATTCGTGAAGAAGACATCCTTGCTAAAATAAAGGAAACTGGTGATGAACTTGCCATGATTATGATTGGAGGGGTAAACTATTATAGTGGTCAGGTTTTCGATATGAAAGCCATAACAGAAGCAGGACATAAAGTAGGGGCAAAAGTTGGTTTTGATCTTGCTCATGCAGCAGGAAACATCAAATTAGAGTTAAATAACTGGGGGGTTGATTTTGCTACTTGGTGTTCGTATAAATATTTAAATTCTAGCCCAGGTGGCGTTAGCGGTCTATACATTAACGAAAAACATGTAGACGACGAAAACCTCCTACGCTTAGCAGGATGGTGGGGACACAACAAAGAACAACGTTTCTTAATGGCCGATGAATTTCAACCAATACCAACAGCTGAATCTTGGCAATTAAGCAATGCCCCAGTCATAGCTATGGCAATTCACAATGCCTCACTTTCTATTTTTGATGAAGTTGGTATGGATGCATTAATAGAAAAAAGAGACCAACTTACTGGTTATCTAGAGTTTATTATCAATGACATTTCAAGTAGATACGAAAATGTAAACTTTGAAATAATAACACCTAGAGCCCCCTTAAAAAGAGGAGCTCAGCTTTCTATTCTAGCTCATGGTAAGGGTAAAGAATTATTCAACTTTATAGCTAAAGAGGGAGTTGTCGCTGACTGGAGAGAACCCAATGTTATTCGAATTGCACCAGCCCCACTTTACAACAATTATGAAGACGTCTATCGATTTGGAAAAATTCTTGAAGAGGCGCTTAGATGA
- a CDS encoding FAD-dependent monooxygenase has product MEKEVIIVGAGLVGSLWAVYLTNAGYKVRIYESRSDIRKAEIKAGKSINLALSDRGWNALEHAGISGEIQPIAIPMSGRIMHSLKGDLTYQPYGKENQAIYSVSRGDLNKKMVEIATQKGAEIYYNEKCIDLDSHKGTITFENTQTKELQTIHSKLIFGADGAFSKVRYAGLQKLPRFNYSQKYIEDGYKELLLPANEDGSYKLDKNALHIWPRGRFMLIALPNDDGSFTCTLFMPYEGDKNAFESLDTDEKVIEFFKTTFPDFYEIMPNLLEDWHQHPLSGLAIIRCFPWTNHTTALIGDAAHATVPFYGQGMNSGFEDCYVLNTLMEEHNHNWDTIFKSYEKLRKPDGDAIQDLSLHNYYVMRDYVADPKFLLQKKIEAHIFEKHPEKWMPLYSQVTFSHIRYSKAWKVGMQQEAIMKEIIELPEIEEKWNSKEIEQIILEKLDNISE; this is encoded by the coding sequence ATGGAAAAGGAAGTAATAATAGTCGGAGCTGGACTTGTAGGATCATTATGGGCAGTTTACTTGACTAACGCAGGGTATAAAGTTCGTATTTATGAAAGTCGTTCTGACATCAGAAAAGCTGAAATTAAAGCTGGAAAATCAATTAATTTAGCATTATCTGATAGAGGATGGAATGCTCTAGAACACGCTGGTATTTCGGGGGAGATACAACCAATAGCCATTCCCATGTCTGGAAGAATCATGCATAGCCTAAAAGGTGACTTAACCTATCAGCCTTACGGAAAAGAAAACCAAGCTATTTATTCAGTTTCTAGAGGTGACTTAAATAAAAAAATGGTTGAAATTGCCACTCAAAAAGGCGCTGAAATTTATTACAATGAAAAGTGTATTGACTTAGACTCCCATAAAGGGACGATCACTTTCGAAAACACACAAACTAAAGAGCTACAAACGATACATTCTAAATTAATTTTTGGTGCTGATGGAGCTTTTTCAAAAGTAAGGTATGCTGGTTTACAAAAGTTACCTCGATTTAACTATAGCCAAAAATACATTGAAGATGGTTACAAGGAACTGTTACTACCAGCCAATGAAGACGGCAGTTATAAATTAGACAAAAATGCTCTACATATCTGGCCTAGAGGTCGTTTTATGCTAATTGCTCTACCTAATGATGATGGCTCTTTCACGTGCACGTTGTTTATGCCTTATGAAGGAGATAAAAATGCTTTCGAGTCATTAGATACTGATGAAAAAGTAATTGAGTTCTTTAAAACAACTTTTCCCGACTTTTACGAAATTATGCCTAATCTATTAGAGGATTGGCATCAGCACCCACTTTCAGGTTTAGCAATTATTCGATGCTTCCCATGGACCAACCATACAACGGCTTTAATTGGTGATGCAGCCCATGCTACCGTTCCTTTCTATGGACAAGGTATGAATTCAGGCTTTGAGGATTGTTACGTATTAAACACTTTAATGGAAGAACATAACCATAATTGGGATACCATATTTAAAAGCTATGAAAAATTAAGAAAACCTGATGGAGATGCGATTCAAGATTTATCGCTACATAATTACTACGTTATGCGTGACTATGTAGCTGATCCTAAATTCTTACTGCAAAAGAAAATTGAAGCTCATATTTTTGAAAAACATCCAGAAAAATGGATGCCACTCTACAGCCAAGTAACTTTTAGTCATATCCGCTACTCTAAAGCATGGAAAGTTGGTATGCAGCAAGAGGCAATCATGAAAGAAATTATTGAACTTCCAGAGATTGAAGAAAAATGGAATAGCAAAGAAATAGAACAAATCATTTTAGAAAAATTAGATAACATATCTGAATAA